In a genomic window of Vespula vulgaris chromosome 13, iyVesVulg1.1, whole genome shotgun sequence:
- the LOC127068466 gene encoding coiled-coil domain-containing protein 86 — MEEKVTRMEDILEENSSDDDMSHINEINVEKTNQMSFKQDIPKGKPKSGRIWKEPRKRFSSIVKSRGIRLSLEKKQKLKENLQRAKEMSRTIKEQKQAEKEAKKQRRIENLKRAEENRKKGEVVQVIKNTAKLKRMKKKQLRLIEKRDTNDA; from the exons atggaagagaAGGTAACTAGAATGGAAGATATCCTTGAGGAAAATTCGTCTGACGATGACATGTcacatataaatgaaattaatgtaGAGAAAACAAATCAGATGTCTTTTAAACAAGACATTCCAAAAGGAAAACCAAAATCCGGTAGAATATGGAAAGAACCTAGAAAGAG ATTTTCATCTATAGTCAAGAGCAGAGGTATACGGTTATCTCttgaaaagaaacagaagttgaaagaaaatttgcaaCGTGCTAAGGAAATGTCAAGAACAATTAAGGAACAAAAACAGGCGGAGAAGGAAGCAAAGAAGCAAAGgagaatagaaaatttgaagagagcagaagaaaatagaaaaaagggcGAAGTTGTACAAGTT ATTAAAAATACTGCCAAActaaagagaatgaaaaagaaacaattgaGATTGATCGAAAAAAGGGATACAAATgatgcttaa